In the genome of Cyclopterus lumpus isolate fCycLum1 chromosome 19, fCycLum1.pri, whole genome shotgun sequence, the window TGGTTTTACACCCTCTCCTTGGTTTTGCAGCCTGTGGCGCTTCAGCCTCCTCTGGGACGACCATTTCAATGGCTTGGACGTCACTTGGTTCTCCATGGCTTTGCTCTGCCTTCTTGGATCTCCTTAATTTTTTAGCCGGCTCCTGGGATTTGGTCGTCTCAACTGATGCAGATTCtagcttttcttcttcctgctttGCATTTCTTCCCCTCTTAGCCCTGACTAGAGGCTGCTGCTTGGTCTCCACAGTGACAACTGCGTCTTCTGCCACCTCAGTTTGTTCAACCGTAACAGGTTTGGGCTTTCTCCCTCTTCTGGGTTTTTCTGCAGGAAGAGACTCAGCACCCACAACTTCATTAAGCTCTGGCTCTGGTTGAGGCGGCTTAACAGGTGTTGGTTTAGTTTGTCTCCCTCTGGCGGGCTTCGCGACAGCTTCCTCCTCAGTGGGTGCAGAATCATTTTCAGCGGGTGGTGCCGTAGCTTCAGTTTtcttccctcttcttcctctgactgGAGTAGGGACGACAGCGTCGTCGGCTGTCTCCTGTTTATCTTCTGCCAAGTTAAACTCCATTAGTTTTGCCCTTCTGCCTCGACCAGATTTCTTCGGAACGGCAGCATCCATTTCTGTGACCACTTCAGGTAGGCTCTCAGTTACGGGAGCCTGAGGAGCTGTTTCCATGGCAGCTGATGACTTATTTTTATCACTTCTGTGCGCCACACTGCAGACTTCGCTTTCCTCTGCTTCTAAAAataggagaaaacaaaaagaaatattaTCTCTGCATTTAGAGTAGTCAAACAATATGAAAATAACTGATCAGTTAAATACAAGTTTAAAAGTCTAGATTTGGGCATTTAccaacaacattaatattgtaaAAACACTTTGGGTCAAATGTATGAAACAGTTTGTAAAGTATCTGCTTTATGAAGAGCTAACTCAAATGGTCTTGCTTTGGTTAATGGAAGACAAACGCTAACCCTCACAggaatgaaaaacacatttaacatatTCCTTCACTTTTACATGTGTTGCATGGAGTCAGAAACAATTTAAGTGATTCAGTTTAAACCAATACCATGACagcagaaaaacacaagaaagtTGACGCACCTTTTGTCATGTCAGCTTGGGGAACATCCTCATTTTGAGAACTAGGCACATCTTGCTGCTCCATGGCCGATTTCTCAGGTTGTTTAGCTTTTCTCCCTCGCTTGGGCTTTACAGCAGACTTCTCCAGAGGCGCTACACTGTCGCTTGCCTCATGGCTGACATCAACTGGGGGACTCTGTTGACTCTCAGGTTCTGGCACTATTTCAGCTTGCTCTTCAGAAGCTTGGCTTTGCTCTGCCTTCTTGGTTCTCCTTAATTTTTTAGCCGGCTCCTGGGATTTGGTCGTCTCAACTGATGCAGACTCtagcttttcttcttcctgcttcGCATTTCTTCCCCTCTTAGCCCTGACTGGAGGCTGCTGCTTGGTCTCCACAGCGACAACTGCGTCTTCTGCCACCTCAGTTTGTTCAACCGTATCAGGTTTGGGCTTTCTCCCTCTTCTGGGTTTTTCTGCAGGAAGAGACTCTGCACCCACAACTTCATTAAGCTCTGGCTCTGGTTGAGGCGGCTTAACAGgcgtttgtttagtttttctccCTCTGGGGGGCTTCGTGACAGCTTCCTCCTCAGTGGGTGCAGAATCATTTTCTGCTATTGGAGACGTTTGGTCACTCTCAGCTTCAGTGGAGATCTCAGTCACCGGTGCGGATTCCAAAGCTTTCTCTGGTGCCATTTCAGGTTGATCATCAGAGGGGCTTCCCTGAGACTTTGCATTTCTGCCTCTTGTCGTCTGTCTAACAGAGGGTGGTGCTGTAGCTTCggttttcttctctcttcttctcttgacTGGAGTAGGGACGACAGCTGCGTCACAGTCTTCTGCTGCGTCAGCCACAAGAGATTCTACTGGTTTCTCATTGTCAGGCTCTGTGGCAGTTGTGTCCATTTCTGTGACTTTGATCATAGCAGCTTCCACGTCAGGCTTGTCTTCAGATAACTTCAAGCGGTCATCAACGACAACTTCATTTGCATCCGCTTCTGGaataagacaaaaacaaattatacaGATAAATAAGAGAATACTAGGAAAAGTAGCTGTGGTAGTTTTTAGTAGTTGCAATATTTGCATCAGGTTTCAGGCATGTTCTAACAATAGCAAGTACCAAACAGTCCAACAACTTCTATTCGGACAAAgattactttaaaatatatgtttttagagCAGACTTTGCATATCTTGATGTATGCTGACGTTTTTCAGAAAACATCTGAGTTCATGTTCTCACATTTACTATTATCTAATTCCAAGTAATAGTTAAACCaatgaaaagagaaatattAGTCCACATACCCATTTCTATGTCAACTTGGGGAACATCATTAACCACATCTGTTGGCACATCGTCTTGTGGCTCCTCGTGGGCAAAGAAGAgttctttaaaaaggaagagaagacaATAAAATCACCAACCAGCTCATCAATGAAATGCAGTTTACATAACCACCCTAAGTAATGTATTACTGCAACACATTTCTTATCAGACTAACCTTTTGCTATGTCTTCATCACAATCCAGAGGCGCGTGGTCTGCAACCTGcaaaaaagataaacaattTAGACAATCAGCACTCACTTAAAGCACACAAAACCAAACGTCTTGTAAAGGTTAGTGGAATTCATATTGTTGATCTGTGGCTACAGATTATTCTCTACTCTTTAACATGCTCCACTCTGAGTGTACCTGACACTCATGCTTGAGCTTTTCATGAAAATCTTGGTTTTTCATATTCAATCAAATGGCTTCCTGTCATGTAAAGGAGTTGCTGACATTTACAATATTAATTAAGAAGCTTTTGGCAATGTCATTGTTTTGGCAATTACCTCATTTATCTCTGGTTGTACTGAGGGTTCAGTCAGTTGCTCCACCGGTGCACTACTGCTCAGCCTCGGAGTTTTCACAAGTCTCGTAATACCGAAGTTCTCCTCAACCGGTTCGCCCTTTTCTTTGGGAGTTTTCATGAGCCTCTTCAAACCAACCATATCTTCAACTGGAGCACTTTTCTTCTTGGGTGTCTTTGATACTCTCTTGCCTTCTGTGAGACATACCAATGGGGAGCTCTTGACGTTTTCAGCTGGCATGTCTCTTTTTTCAGAGAGGTCTTCTGGTTCTTGCATGTGTGCTGGTGCCGTACCAGCCTCTAGAGCTTTGGGAGCTTCCAGAGGTTCTTTAAGCTCAGCCTCCAGTTGTGGAGTGTTACAAACTCTCTCCACTTCAGTGAGACACTCTTGTTCAGGCTTCTGTTTGGGAGTAGTCAGAAGTTCCACTTTGATGTCCTCTACAGGTTCATCCTCCTGCCTCGGAGTAGTCATCATCCTCTTCACTCCGGTGAGACACTCTTGTTTTTCTGGCTTCTGCTTCGGAGTTTTCAAAATCTTCCCTCTCAGGTCCTCAATAGGCTCTGCTTTCTGTCTCGGCGTCTTCATTATCCTTTTCACTCCAGTGAGACATTCCGGTAATTGTGGCTTCTGTTTGGGAGTGGTTACAGAGGTCGTCTTCAAATCGGTGTTCTTCTGTTCGCTAGAATCATCCACGGCAGGGCCGTCGCTAACAATGCTGGATTCTTGATCATTATCAAAGAGGCGTTGGACTGCCTCGCTATTGTAGCTTCTGTCTTTTATTGTAGATGAAACAGTCAGTGGAGACACCATCATTTCACCTGTGAAACAAGTCACAtgtttaacattacatttcccAACCGGCTTAATCTGACAAAGCCCGTAGACTGAGTGAGTATGCAGAATACATATCCCAGCAATCAGATCTCCCCTATAAACAACACCCGACTGTACCCGTCTCCTCTGGCGTGTTCAACACGGATGGTTCAGCCACAGACGTGCCCAGACCTCCCACTTGTGTTTTTGGGGCATTGTTCTGGTCGATTACAGATGTCTTCGTCCCTTCATTTCCAGGGGtttttaacatttcagaaattcctgaaaacacaacataagCATAAACAATATTGAGAGTCCAAATGACATtaccagaaaataaaaaaagttccCATTTGTTGATGGCAAATAGTCAATTACCTGTCAAGTCCTCATCCATCTTCATGTGCTTTTGTAAGAGAGCAATATTGTTGACCAGTTTTGGTGCAGCACCAGTTGGATGTAcgactgtttgtttgtgagctCTGCCCACAACAATGGTAACCGGTGAATCTGCATGCCCAGTGGTGACATGGCCTTTGAGGTTTCTTGCAGGGGTCTGAGAAGGACATTGAGtctatagtttaaaaaaaggtaactaTACCAACATCACATAATGACATACACCCATTACAGTAACAGCTGTTTTATCTTGACAGTCGCCACAAGACAAAAAGTAGGTAGTTGGTACAGTGATATGATGATGTACCCTGTAATCCGTACAGGGTCGTTCTTTACCTGTGGTTTGGAGACAGTCTTTATTGTCTTCTTGGCAACCGTTTTTTTAGCTGGCGCAGCCACTTGAGCCTTAGTTTGTCCAAATCTCACAATGTCTGCCCAAGAATTTTTGACTGCAAAGACACCAAAAGTCCcaaatattaaacaaacatCGACCGCATTATCCGTTTACAGTTTCTCATTTTAAAAACCATATATGACAGACAGATGAAATAAGATGTGCTGAAGCCAACCTATGTGATAAAACAATGGTAAACATGATTGGATGGCTTTCAGCGTTGCTCTTTACACGTCATTCTGCACATCAAGgacaacattgacattttttggAAACGATGATGTTTTCTATGGATGATACAGTTCAAGGAACAAAGACAACGTTTCTAATATAAGCTACATTATGCATTTCAGGCTCCGACGTACCTTTCATAGATGCCCGTGAAATGCCACTTCTGCGTAATACTTTTACGGCACTCTTTGCTTGACTTGGAGTCTCCCACGAGGTGCTCCTCCTTCTCAGGGGAGTGGCAGTGACAAACACCTGTTCGGTAACACCATCGTCTGCAATTGGAGATGGTGTGCTGATCTGTGACACAGAGAAGCGCCCTTGTACAGTGGGAGACCTTCCCCTTGATGGAGATGGGCTCTTCTTTACAGGAGTTGCAGCCTTGGGAGAAGGGGACCTGGATTTTGGTGACGCATTCTTGGAACCTTTTTTGCCCTGCAAAagatccatttaaaaaaaaaatgatgggaTGGCTTACAAATATATGCGTGGACAATGACTACTCAAGTAGTTGGACCCAAGTCTTACCTGGAGCAAGCCAATGGCTGATGTGCGCCTGAGGAGTGACTGTTTTGCATCAGAAACACTTCTGCGCGGCGTAGCTCCTTTACAGAGAGGAGAGTCAGGAGGCAGACGTTTGTCAAACAACTCAGGACACAGGAAACCTCCAAAGGAAACCCGTTTCCTCTTCATCTGTGATGTGGGCAAGTCGTTCGACAGTTCTTCGCGTTTACGTTTTTTGGACATCTCTTTCACTAAGAAAATAATTCAAAACATCATTGTATGTCAATAACAACCAAACGCATGTGACCATAACATGCTTAAATAATTACTGTAATTGGGTTAATACTCTTCACAAATTCAAGGAGAAACAATATAGTATTACAGTCTTTCTTACCCGTTTCAACTTTCCCTGAGTTCCTTGGTGATGCTCGTCTCACGGGGGATTTGGGCGTTGCAGAAATTTGCTCTACAACCTCACATGGACTAAACCTCTGGGGGGGTGTACGGCTTCTCTTCTGGGGTGAAGTTACTTCAGACTGGTCAGCATTTTCAGCTTCAGGTATGGCCATCTCAGTGGGAGGAACCTGGAAGGACGTCCCTTGCTTCTTCACAGCCTCCTCCATGGTTTCGTCAGCGATAGAAGAGACTTCAGCTTCATCCTTCGGAGTGATTTTGTCTTCTGTGTAAATGACAGGCTTTTGTGGAGTGCAAAACTTCGAGGAAGGTGTTTGCAGCACACTGGCAGATGATTTACGAGGGGTCTTGACATCCAGGGATTTTTTTATCATTTGATACAGATCGTTGAAGGGGGAGGCGGTCTTGCTCTGCAGCAGGCCATCCTCCTCCTTGACCTCCACAGTTTTCTCCAGGGGTCGCTGGATGTTTTCATGGTTAGTTCCATCTTTAAGATGAGGGTCTTACaataagaaacaacaaaaaaatgtgagaGACTGTAGATACAAGAAAAAGATACAGGCATCAAATCCATTAAAAAGGTAACGGAGTGGGCtgggacaggaagacagagcaAATTGTTGTTTTACTATTGGCAGATGTTTAATTCACTGAACTAAATAACAATCCCTTGAATTATGTCAATTGTCTGTTTGATAGGACTTGAATATACTCAAATTCATGGTTCTGGACTTATCTAAAATTCAACGCCATGGTTTATCgccattttcaaaacatttgttATTCTATCAGGTTTAATAACCTGCAACAGGAATACCAATTCTGGGAATGCACACCGACTGTTAATTGTGGAACATTATCTTGAAATATTAAACTAAAATCTTTAATTCAGAAATATCAGAAGTGTCTCACCTGTGGAGACTTCAGAGATCCTTTTTTCTCCAAGTTCAGTGGAAGGGGCGTCTCCCACTTGTTGATTTTGAAGAACCTAGACATGAGACACTTTTGTTAACATACGTATAAGATAGTCAAAGTATCAGCAGTGTAGGCAAAAATCAAGACATTGGAAAAGCCATGCTTTTCTAgtgataaaaaataataataacgggTTAATTACTTTGAAGGTTTTAGTTTTGCCTCCTATCGAAGACCTCTTCTTTGGTGTGGGTGCTGGAGGGTACTCAAAcctaaaatgacaaacaaaatgtaaatacaacataatttACATCAGATATGAATGTGGTAACATCTGGGAAATTAGACCATGGCgttcccatttaaaaaataatgtgttgCGTTTAAATACATACTGCCTGTGATGTGCTTTGGGAAGCACAGGCAAATAGGAGTTGAAACCATCAAGAAAAAGAATGGTGAATGTGGGGAGACATAACTGTAAAACTCTTGGAGATAAATAGAAAGACCAATTGCAGCTGGTAAGATATATTTAAACATCACATTAattatggaaataaaaacagtgcCAGGTCTGGTGGTAGCAGATGATGCTCAAACCTTTCAGTTAGCGGAGTAGATGGGGAAATTCAGATTAAGTAGCGTCTGTTCTAGCATGAGTAAACACTGTACAAAGTGTAGCAGCAACtgatttgatttaaatgcatttccatTTCTTGATCAAATTTACCAGGGTACAAATAAAGCTTCAATAAACAAGCAtgataatatatttttgttaaagGGATGCTCTCTAAGATCATAGTACTTAAGTGCAAATGCTGACACTAACAAACTAATTTGGTGACTGTTGAAGGCAAAAGTCGACGGCAAATAAATGTTCCCTTCACACTCACCTGAAAGAACGGTCAATAACAGTTATCACATCGCCGTGCTTCAAACGCTCAGATTGCTGCAAAGCCTCTCCGTTGACACGGGTTGGATTCACTGAGCTCAAATTTGTCAAAATTATctgggagaagagaagaaaaaaacacaagcatcACCATAAACAGTCTGTCTAAGTAGCTCAAAGCAGAGTATCAGTGTCAGCTAGGCTATTACTTTTTACctcatacatatacacacatatacatatatataattccATGTAGTGAAATCACAAGTGATTTAAGGATGGACAAAATTAACATTGTGATGACCAAAATATGAAAGACAGAGACTTCAGTAACAATTCCTGATAATCCAATTAAATTAAACACCGTTTGTGTGACACAAGTCAGTGTAGTCATGTTCTAAATGAGTCTTTAcctctttattttcattaaagtCAATTCTGCAATGCTCCTTGGAGACTTGAGGAAGCTGAATACGGATGTCGCAGTCAGGCTTCCTGTaagaccacaaagaaacaaaatgtcaataaaaataaacatgttagtTGAAATGTAACTTGGTTTACATGCAATTGGTGTTTGAATATATATAGTGAGAAGTTGTATTTGGTGCAAGAGCAGGAGCAGACATGCTACCAGATGCGGACGTCATCAGTAGATGACCCGCCTCCAGACCATGTTGGGTTTTATAGCACAGCTCAACATGGCTACACAGTAAACGTGGGCTCCAACAGCAGGCGGATTTCATTTTAGTGTGCATGCGTTAGTGCTTAACATATACGTCCCAATATAAAAACCGAAAGAGATGTAATCTTGAAATAACTAAAGTTACACATGACATGGCAAACTAACATTATATCCGCCAAATGCAATTCTTAGTACGCTCACCTTCCAAACAAGCATGTGGCAGTAAGAGGAAACTCGGTCCcatctcctccactcctcttaATCACGACTATTTTCCCATGCAGTGGCATTTTCGTAACGTTACCTGGAACATGAACAAAAACGACTTCCTGTTACCGTTAAATACACAACGCTCATTTTGAATAGAGAATAGTTATTTTAGCGGCCTTCTGGAAACATGAAGGCCAACGGAAAGTCTGCGATAAACACAATTTCTATACTTAAAGATATCTTAAACGATTAGACATTAGCTAACTGTTGGCTATCGTTGCAACTCAGCAGGTCGCTATTCTTGTAAAGTTAAAACACCCCCCACGTGCAATGTCGCCACGTTGGTACGGTTACAATAACTGTTATAATCTTTTTAAATTGATGTCAAAGTAGAACATACTACTAAGACACGTTTATAGAAACTAACGTTAAACGTGTAGTTAGCTTAACTCTAACTAACGGACGTTATGTGGCCTGAGATTAAACTGACtttacacattaaaaacacaacatttgtaACGTTAGTTAGGCGTTGTGGTCTTACCTGGAAGTCCGCTCAAAGAAACGTCAACTTCTGGAAATCCATACACATCAAGCAGGATGCGACAAAGATAACTTTTACTACGATATCATATCAGACTAAACGTGCCGACGTCCTACCATGCCTTACACTGTACTAATAGTTAACGTATGCTACCTCGTACAGCCGGGCCTTGACTTTACTCGCCGCTTCCAGATACATGCCGTGGTATCACTCCGCCAtactacaaacacacagtaaaccTTAAAAATGACAACGATGAACTGCCGTTTTGGGACACAATACATAATATGTGGGTTttaaataacaatgttttacacTTTTTCGTTCCCATCATAAACTATAACCCGAGTTTACATGAAAGGGACTATTTTGTTTACGAATTTGGCGGAACAATCTTCCTTCGGTAAAGGGAATctgatttgaaaatgtttgaaaTTTTGCGCGAAggattctgattggttgacacGTCACTATTCGACAAGAAGGCGGGGCATAAGGTTTCTCCTGGTCCGATCATTGCGCTTCAGCTGTTGGCACTTTTAATgttataaacatatatatatatttttttttagaagatatTTTTCATAAACGTCAACAGACTAGAATGGATCTTCTGTTTCATGGGTTTAACATTCATGATATTAAAGTATTGAGTAGCTATTATTCTTACTCTTTTTGTTGTACATAATCATAATGGACTGTTTTCACACATGGCATTTTGACATTTCACGTCCGCAAAAAAATATAATAGCTGTatacaggtgtaaataataatatcataaagGCTGTTTTTCTGTTCAAACTGAAGGGTCGCAGCATTATGTATAGCTTACTGGTTTATTGGTTTGGCTTACTTACAGCCATCTATAATATTATTAGTTCCAGCTCTGAATTTCTatgatattttaacattttggcACCAAAAGAAATCATAGGCTTACTTGCAATTATATGTGCCCAAAATATGTCTGTtatatatgtctgtatatgtcCATTACAGCCCTAAAGtcaaatttaaatgtgtctgCTTGGGCCTAATTCACGCCATCAAGTAATTGGTTTTGACACCAACTCCAGCAGTGAGAACAATATTTCCAGAAATAATCTGTGTACTGTGCAGGGGtgtttgtaggattcaaagaaaggggggggggggctagccCCAAGGAATGTgaatttgtgaatgtgtgcacatttttcttggggcccctgatatccattgtttgcgacagttcatagattggttcaatcagaaggAGTGTGATAatacaagagacagaatttcagggtcatagtgatattttatgctaatttggacactatcactcagataaagatgaactagttcattgtcaaatataccatttaatggaaaaaaaatattctaataatctatattaatgcaaagaatagagagatgtcgatagttatttctagTATTTCGAATTTgctcgttcacactcgctcaatggagacagtttctaacttccttttcatttgcctcaagtaaacctgaatgtaagcaggtaacagttGTTAACAACTATAGACAGACACaatctgtaactacctggacttacaggtcaCTCGTATGTGTATGttatatcatattaatatactgaattgtatgaataagatgtccttattgtgtcagtgttggaataaatatttaatatttaactacaaagtagtaATGCGTgtttgaatcatactgggatgtttgctgaaattgattcaatggccctaccaaaaaaagatcccaccagccgccactgcttaAACAtgatttacattatatttcaccGCTTAATCTATAGGACTACACAAATGGATCTTGATTATTACATTTTGGgtattcaaatattattttgaagGACACCAATCCAAAAATAttccattacaagtaaaagtgtTTCTCAGTTAAATGTATTGGAAGAATAAAAGGTGTTCACTCTGCCCCCACTTCGCTCCTGCAGATCACAAGCAACATTTCTCCACCTTTCCCTTAATTTCTAAGGAAGTTTCAAGATGATGCTCCTCATAATGGATGGTCGGTCCAGTTCCTTCATGTGCATCATTTGCTCCGTTAGATTTGAGCATCCtcgaagaaagagagagaaggatttTAAGGCTTTAAGATCTTCACTTTTAACAGGTGTCCTGTgcactatatatacacagtacagCTAAGCCTCATACAATAATCTGTAAATCCAGCCCAAGCCTGGTTCTGGATATACAGTTTCTGATGTCATTGTTTCTCTCTACATTCTATTGTACTGTTGTAAAACTGAGTCTGTGTACATGTTGCTCATTACAGGGTAATGGCAATTGCTAAAACAGTCTGCAAACTCACTCTTTTATACCGCAAAACCCCAGAGTGTACCATTTTGCGTATGGCTGCTTTACTGCTTGTGAATAAACTGTTGTAAATACCCTTGTCTGATAATTACCTCAGTTTCTGTGATAAGGTCAAATATTCGTGGACATTTTATTACAGCACAGATGACTGATGATGAAGATACTGTATCTATAGGCAATGTCGTATGATGTATGCACAAGCAAACATTCTCTCACGCAGGTTTAGTATGTGTCCAGATTGAGTGAAGATGTCTCTGTTTAGAGCACATTGCACACCTCTCTACACTGCACACTTGTGGTCTAATTACAAAAAAGCAAGCTTACAGAAACTTCAAGTAGATTATAATGATGCCATGAGAATACTACTGAAGAGACCGAGATGGAGTCGTgacagtgaaatgtttgtggctgcaggagttaatactttgcaagctgttttaagaaatcttcTGTATAAATTTATCTGCTGGGTTAATGACTccgaaaatgaaataatcatggTTTTATCAAACAAAGTTTAGTTCTATGCGGTACCAGTCCCAGttgtggagacattggtacagctgTCTATTGATAAGGCATTCGTaggtctatgtattttacttatgattttatatgtattttattctatttaatgttttgtactatctggaccttgaatctgaaataaaagtttgattgttCAGAGAAAATATGCTTTACCTCTTTTTCCTACGTCTTTTTAACCTACGTTAATGCTGATTTTGATTGAGGTCACTGTCATGAAGCTTCTTGGTTTGGTATTCATTCAATGGGTGATGACAAATGTACAACACTAAATATACACATTAGGCTTGTCCTGTTAACCCCGTTATCCATCTCTTCAATGTGTTGCCATTGCTGTACACAAAAGGGGTCTCCAAGGCTCAACAAGTGACATGTGAGATTCATGAAAACATACCTATGTGGCATgggaaggaacaaaaaaaaaatgacgcACGTGAACAACACAAACTCATTTAATATTAAatgttggttttatttattttatctttttttgttgttttcttttttttccaaagtcGCTTGATAATCTTGACAAAATTGCAACACATTCCATAATTCTCAAACTgacggtgtgtgtctgttgctaTTCCAGATTAGCTGTGGAGGGAAAAGTTGTGCGCTGTTGTGGACAGGTGAAGTCCTCAATGATGAAAGCAGCTTTGACcgtacaaataaaaagaacacatgAGCGACTCGAAGAGACTCCACACTGGCATCCTATGTCGTAACGTTGCAGGGTCAGGGTGAGTGTCTCTCTGCACAAGTCCTGGTCTGCCAGGCCAAACGAAAAaacgaaaaaacaaaaaaggagtgAAGAAAAGTTCAGGGGCTCAGTAgcagaagtgtgtgtatgtgtgcatctgtgaaGGGTTAGGGGGTGCAGCACAGGGCAGAGAACAGGCCAGGCACACAAAATGATTCCTTCCTGAGACATTGGCGTGTGTACAGTAACGATGGTCTAGATGAaacgcacgtgtgtgtgtgtgtgtgtgtgtgtgttaacggTGAAGGCGTTTTGGCGTAAAGTGAGTCACAGGGTGCGAGGTTGCTCTGGATCCGGCTAAAAGTCACATATTCGTTTCTACCACAGGTTGCCAGGGGGAGATTTGTGAGGACTTATCTGACAAACATCACATTTGGGACCTTCACTTGCCTGACAACTGACAGAGCAGAGGCATCACTACAATCTAGTGTTTTCCCATCCACTACAGATTATTGATCCATTCAGAGACTACTGAGAATCACGCGTGTGtaatacagtgtgtatgtacacCCTTCTTCACATTTGAATTCTCTTTGAGGCGGAGCTGCTGTGGCTCACTTGAACCTGGCAGGCTACAAGTGCCATCTGGCTCACCATTTTCAGAAACACCATCTCTTTCTGCTACGTGGCCAAAAAAAAGCTATGCCCCGACTGGAGTGCTACTTTGTCATTCTACTgtatgtaaaaacacattttaaaagtgaagGGGGGGAGCAGTTGAAATTGTCTGTGAAAGCCACATTCTGAACAGCCAGTGATTGGTTAAGGGTCTGTCCAGTCTTTAGTAGGACACAAAACATGAAAGAACTTCCTTCAATAAAATGTgctcaaaatgtattttcttgcaTCACAAACctataaacaaaacacata includes:
- the mki67 gene encoding proliferation marker protein Ki-67 isoform X3 gives rise to the protein MIKKSLDVKTPRKSSASVLQTPSSKFCTPQKPVIYTEDKITPKDEAEVSSIADETMEEAVKKQGTSFQVPPTEMAIPEAENADQSEVTSPQKRSRTPPQRFSPCEVVEQISATPKSPVRRASPRNSGKVETVKEMSKKRKREELSNDLPTSQMKRKRVSFGGFLCPELFDKRLPPDSPLCKGATPRRSVSDAKQSLLRRTSAIGLLQGKKGSKNASPKSRSPSPKAATPVKKSPSPSRGRSPTVQGRFSVSQISTPSPIADDGVTEQVFVTATPLRRRSTSWETPSQAKSAVKVLRRSGISRASMKVKNSWADIVRFGQTKAQVAAPAKKTVAKKTIKTVSKPQTPARNLKGHVTTGHADSPVTIVVGRAHKQTVVHPTGAAPKLVNNIALLQKHMKMDEDLTGISEMLKTPGNEGTKTSVIDQNNAPKTQVGGLGTSVAEPSVLNTPEETGEMMVSPLTVSSTIKDRSYNSEAVQRLFDNDQESSIVSDGPAVDDSSEQKNTDLKTTSVTTPKQKPQLPECLTGVKRIMKTPRQKAEPIEDLRGKILKTPKQKPEKQECLTGVKRMMTTPRQEDEPVEDIKVELLTTPKQKPEQECLTEVERVCNTPQLEAELKEPLEAPKALEAGTAPAHMQEPEDLSEKRDMPAENVKSSPLVCLTEGKRVSKTPKKKSAPVEDMVGLKRLMKTPKEKGEPVEENFGITRLVKTPRLSSSAPVEQLTEPSVQPEINEVADHAPLDCDEDIAKELFFAHEEPQDDVPTDVVNDVPQVDIEMEADANEVVVDDRLKLSEDKPDVEAAMIKVTEMDTTATEPDNEKPVESLVADAAEDCDAAVVPTPVKRRREKKTEATAPPSVRQTTRGRNAKSQGSPSDDQPEMAPEKALESAPVTEISTEAESDQTSPIAENDSAPTEEEAVTKPPRGRKTKQTPVKPPQPEPELNEVVGAESLPAEKPRRGRKPKPDTVEQTEVAEDAVVAVETKQQPPVRAKRGRNAKQEEEKLESASVETTKSQEPAKKLRRTKKAEQSQASEEQAEIVPEPESQQSPPVDVSHEASDSVAPLEKSAVKPKRGRKAKQPEKSAMEQQDVPSSQNEDVPQADMTKEAEESEVCSVAHRSDKNKSSAAMETAPQAPVTESLPEVVTEMDAAVPKKSGRGRRAKLMEFNLAEDKQETADDAVVPTPVRGRRGKKTEATAPPAENDSAPTEEEAVAKPARGRQTKPTPVKPPQPEPELNEVVGAESLPAEKPRRGRKPKPVTVEQTEVAEDAVVTVETKQQPLVRAKRGRNAKQEEEKLESASVETTKSQEPAKKLRRSKKAEQSHGEPSDVQAIEMVVPEEAEAPQAAKPRRGCKTTEVQEVPAVNATDGLEKNSEPEAPVMKQSRARGAKTSVKNEVSQAIPVKKARRGAALPLEETNAESTVQVSEPTSTSVEPAKRGRRAAAKPPAIDATVAAEDLSGGPVEDTKTFKRSVKGKAVFEIPQVTPVKAVRGKKSKLGGQVDAESNNVPKAADKTEEMDLSDKVVEAQPIKRTRKGPKVADVTASTSKVKSIEAEAQLKTRRGRSAKE